The following coding sequences are from one Eublepharis macularius isolate TG4126 chromosome 19, MPM_Emac_v1.0, whole genome shotgun sequence window:
- the LOC129346476 gene encoding olfactory receptor 13H1-like, whose product MGAPNETIVTEFILIGLSEYPRAQAMFFCFLLMAYLISNLGNGLIIVLIVADPQLHNPMYFFLCVLSLIDLIITNNTVPEVLANCFFYMPTISYYRCLIQMYVGMILFSTEMILLAIMAYDRFAAICQPLHYMQIISWRFCINLVASTIALSFLITFITVLLQPTDFCGHYVINHFACEIQTFLKLTCSDTHSGEFFVHISSLFLLVPPFSFIVVTYGRIGWAVLHIRSAQGRKKAFSTCSSHLTVVSIFYGALMIMYLKPQEKSLSEGEKIVSVMYGALTPMLNPVIYSLRNRDVKAAFWKVVGGKTSR is encoded by the coding sequence ATGGGAGCTCCAAATGAGACAATAGTGACTGAATTCATCTTGATTGGGTTATCGGAATATCCCAGAGCACAAGCTATGTTCTTCTGTTTCTTGTTGATGGCATACCTCATCAGCAATCTTGGCAATGGCCTCATCATTGTATTGATTGTTGCTGATCCGCAGCTCCATAATCCCAtgtatttctttctctgtgtCCTCTCTTTGATTGATCTCATCATCACCAACAACACAGTCCCTGAGGTCTTGGCCAACTGCTTCTTTTACATGCCCACCATCTCCTACTACAGATGTTTGATCCAGATGTACGTTGGAATGATCCTTTTCTCAACAGAAATGATCTTGCTGGCCATCATGGCGTACGATCGCTTCGCTGCCATATGCCAGCCCCTCCACTACATGCAGATCATAAGCTGGAGATTCTGCATCAATCTGGTGGCGTCAACCATAGCTCTTTCCTTCCTGATAACTTTTATCACGGTGCTGTTGCAGCCAACTGACTTCTGTGGCCACTACGTCATCAATCATTTTGCATGTGAGATACAGACTTTTCTCAAACTGACTTGCTCAGATACACATTCTGGTGAGTTCTTTGTACATATTTCCAGCCTCTTCCTGCTAGTACCCCCCTTCAGTTTCATTGTTGTGACATATGGGCGCATAGGCTGGGCTGTCCTGCACATCCGCTCTGCCCAAGGTCGCAAGAAAGCCTTCTCCACCTGTAGCTCTCATCTCACTGTGGTCAGTATCTTCTATGGTGCTCTCATGATCATGTACTTAAAGCCCCAAGAAAAATCTCtttctgaaggggaaaaaattgtaTCTGTAATGTATGGGGCTCTGACTCCTATGCTCAACCCGGTAATATATAGCTTGAGAAACAGAGATGTGAAGGCAGCTTTCTGGAAAGTGGTTGGAGGGAAAACGTCAAGATAA